A DNA window from Amycolatopsis sp. DSM 110486 contains the following coding sequences:
- a CDS encoding phosphotransferase family protein produces the protein MSTRLLDRSPAGWLTAHTGDPGPWELRKLTGGNSNETCLLTGDGTSYVLRRPPDHALSASAHSVAREHRLLTALAPTKVPAPKPIALCEDPEQTLAPFLIMEHVADSVSITDTLPYPAKDLTQVADEVVDALAAVHTLDWQAAGLTGFGRPENFLDRQVERWYRQWEGIARRPLPAMPKIAAWLEQNKPEPSEPALLHGDFHLDNCLFSVHEPRLKAVIDWEMATIGDPLLDLGLLLALWGGRGSAMPAVQGVSRAPGAPPREHLVQRYEQLVGRELPQIRYYQCLALFKLAAIVEAAWSQFLTGDLTSAYAAALEHDVPALLDEALDTAGVTP, from the coding sequence GTGAGCACGCGGCTGCTGGACCGGTCGCCGGCCGGCTGGCTCACCGCGCACACGGGCGACCCCGGGCCGTGGGAGCTGCGGAAACTGACCGGCGGGAACTCCAACGAGACGTGCCTGCTCACCGGCGACGGCACCAGTTACGTCCTGCGCCGGCCGCCCGATCACGCGTTGTCGGCGTCGGCGCACAGCGTTGCGCGGGAGCACCGGCTGCTGACCGCATTGGCTCCCACGAAAGTCCCCGCGCCGAAGCCCATCGCGTTGTGCGAGGACCCCGAGCAGACGCTGGCGCCGTTCCTGATCATGGAGCACGTGGCCGACTCGGTGTCGATCACGGACACGCTGCCCTACCCCGCGAAGGACCTGACGCAGGTGGCCGACGAGGTCGTCGACGCGCTCGCCGCTGTCCACACGCTCGACTGGCAAGCCGCCGGGCTGACCGGGTTCGGGCGGCCGGAGAACTTCCTCGATCGGCAGGTCGAGCGCTGGTACCGGCAGTGGGAAGGCATCGCGCGGCGGCCGCTGCCGGCGATGCCGAAGATCGCCGCGTGGCTGGAGCAGAACAAGCCGGAGCCGAGCGAACCCGCGCTGCTGCACGGCGATTTCCACCTCGACAACTGCCTCTTCTCCGTGCACGAACCGCGCCTGAAAGCCGTGATCGACTGGGAGATGGCCACGATCGGCGATCCCCTGCTCGACCTGGGGTTGCTGCTCGCGTTGTGGGGTGGCCGCGGCAGTGCGATGCCCGCCGTCCAGGGCGTGTCCCGGGCCCCCGGCGCGCCGCCGCGCGAGCACCTGGTCCAGCGCTACGAGCAGCTCGTCGGCCGCGAGCTCCCGCAGATCCGCTACTACCAGTGCCTCGCGCTGTTCAAGCTCGCCGCGATCGTCGAGGCCGCGTGGTCGCAGTTCCTCACTGGAGATCTCACCAGCGCCTACGCCGCCGCGCTGGAGCACGACGTGCCCGCGCTCCTCGACGAGGCCCTCGACACGGCGGGGGTGACGCCGTGA
- a CDS encoding acyl-CoA dehydrogenase family protein: MTWDFSTEPEFAAKLDWAREFVRAEIYPLEVLGLDHAGFRRVATPLQQAVKDNGLWAAHLGPELGGQGYGQLKLGLLHEILGTSEYAPYVFGCQAPDSGNAELLAIAGTEDQKTRWMRPLLDGELLSAFSMTEQGTGSDPRQFTTAARLEGDEWVLDGAKWFVGNASRADFHIVMAVTEPDADPYHRMSMLIVPTTARGITTREIGLMNDPDHKNPIWSHCEVGYEGVRVPKENLLGERGEAFALAQKRLGPGRIHHCMRWVGVCRRAFDMLCERAVSIDVHGGPLADKQTVQNWVADSAAQIESARLLTLQTAWRIDQVGAQAARTEIAMIKYHGATVLHDVIDRAIQVHGSLGFSTDMPLEQMYRWARAARIYDGPDEVHRVTVARRLLKKYQPAKVPTEHIPTRRAAALEKFRDRLEEFTAAQ, encoded by the coding sequence ATGACCTGGGACTTCTCCACGGAACCGGAGTTCGCGGCGAAGCTGGACTGGGCGCGGGAGTTCGTACGCGCCGAGATCTACCCGCTGGAGGTGCTGGGGCTGGACCACGCGGGGTTCCGGCGGGTCGCGACGCCGTTGCAGCAGGCCGTGAAGGACAACGGCCTCTGGGCCGCGCACCTGGGGCCCGAGCTGGGCGGCCAGGGCTACGGGCAGCTGAAGCTCGGCCTGTTGCACGAGATCCTCGGGACCAGCGAGTACGCGCCCTACGTCTTCGGGTGCCAGGCGCCGGACTCGGGCAACGCGGAGCTGCTGGCGATCGCGGGCACTGAAGACCAGAAGACGCGCTGGATGCGGCCCCTGCTCGACGGCGAGCTGCTCTCCGCGTTCTCCATGACGGAGCAGGGCACCGGGTCCGACCCGCGGCAGTTCACCACCGCGGCCCGGCTCGAGGGCGACGAGTGGGTGCTCGACGGTGCGAAGTGGTTCGTCGGCAACGCGTCGCGGGCGGATTTCCACATCGTGATGGCGGTGACGGAGCCCGACGCCGACCCGTACCACCGGATGTCGATGCTGATCGTGCCCACCACCGCGCGGGGGATCACGACGCGCGAGATCGGGCTGATGAACGACCCGGACCACAAGAACCCCATCTGGTCGCACTGCGAGGTCGGGTACGAAGGCGTCCGCGTGCCGAAGGAGAACCTGCTGGGTGAGCGCGGTGAGGCGTTCGCGTTGGCGCAGAAGCGGCTCGGGCCCGGGCGGATCCACCACTGCATGCGGTGGGTGGGTGTGTGCCGGCGGGCGTTCGACATGTTGTGCGAACGCGCGGTGAGCATCGACGTCCACGGTGGACCGCTTGCGGACAAGCAGACGGTGCAGAACTGGGTCGCCGACAGCGCCGCGCAGATCGAGTCCGCACGGCTGCTGACGCTGCAGACAGCGTGGCGGATCGACCAGGTCGGCGCGCAGGCCGCGCGCACCGAGATCGCGATGATCAAGTACCACGGCGCGACGGTGCTGCACGACGTGATCGACCGCGCCATCCAGGTCCACGGCTCGCTCGGCTTCTCCACGGACATGCCGTTGGAGCAGATGTACCGCTGGGCCCGCGCGGCGCGCATCTACGACGGGCCCGACGAGGTGCACCGGGTGACCGTCGCGCGGCGGCTGCTCAAGAAGTACCAGCCGGCGAAGGTGCCGACGGAGCACATCCCGACGCGGCGGGCCGCGGCGCTGGAGAAGTTCCGTGACCGGCTCGAAGAGTTCACGGCGGCCCAGTGA
- the ribB gene encoding 3,4-dihydroxy-2-butanone-4-phosphate synthase — MIPAQLRPSSGLDTVAAALLDLRSGRPVIVVDDEDRENEGDLIMAAEHATPQALAFYLRHTSGLVCAPMTPEIADRLRLPPMVQANEDPAGTAYTVSVDAAAGIESGISAADRAHTLRLLADPATTPGALCRPGHVFPLRARAGGLAERRGHTEASVELMRLAGLAPVAVISEVCNDDGSVARLPQLRALADRLWLKVTSIEQICAFAPQPAAAR, encoded by the coding sequence ATGATCCCCGCACAACTTCGCCCTTCGTCCGGATTGGACACCGTCGCCGCCGCGCTCCTGGACCTCCGGTCCGGCCGGCCGGTGATCGTCGTCGACGACGAGGACCGCGAAAACGAGGGCGACCTCATCATGGCCGCCGAACACGCCACTCCCCAGGCCCTCGCCTTTTACCTGCGCCACACCAGCGGACTGGTCTGCGCGCCGATGACTCCGGAGATCGCGGACCGGTTGCGGCTGCCGCCGATGGTGCAGGCCAACGAAGACCCCGCGGGCACTGCCTACACCGTGTCGGTCGACGCCGCGGCAGGCATCGAATCCGGCATCTCCGCGGCAGACCGCGCACACACCCTGCGCCTGCTCGCCGACCCCGCCACCACGCCCGGCGCGCTGTGCCGGCCGGGGCACGTGTTCCCCCTGCGCGCGCGGGCCGGTGGCCTCGCCGAACGCCGCGGCCACACCGAGGCGTCCGTCGAGCTGATGCGGCTGGCCGGGCTCGCGCCGGTGGCCGTGATCAGCGAGGTGTGCAACGACGACGGCAGCGTCGCCCGCCTGCCTCAGCTGCGCGCGCTCGCCGACCGGCTGTGGCTCAAGGTCACATCGATCGAGCAGATCTGCGCCTTCGCGCCCCAGCCCGCGGCGGCCCGGTGA
- a CDS encoding HAD family phosphatase: MTLTATVFDLDETLVDSATTWNRVFAAVATRHGEAWTPADWAAIQGKSTAHWAAYLASRCAGLTPESAVAECVDGMVSAVRRGEFGLVPDAADLVATAAELGPVALVSASPRPYVEAAITTFGLPFRTTVTGDDVTRGKPAPDPYLLAAQRLGLAPAQCLAVEDSSSGIRSAHAAGMTVLAIPNPTAARDCAALALAAHHATDAYIAAKTVDQLLRAAGR, encoded by the coding sequence GTGACGCTCACCGCCACGGTCTTCGACCTCGACGAGACGCTGGTCGACAGCGCCACCACTTGGAACCGGGTCTTCGCCGCGGTCGCCACCCGCCACGGGGAGGCGTGGACCCCCGCCGACTGGGCCGCGATCCAGGGCAAGAGCACCGCGCACTGGGCCGCGTACCTCGCTTCTCGCTGCGCCGGCCTCACGCCGGAGTCCGCCGTCGCCGAATGCGTCGACGGCATGGTCTCGGCTGTTCGGCGCGGCGAGTTCGGCCTGGTCCCCGACGCCGCCGACCTCGTCGCCACGGCGGCTGAACTGGGCCCGGTCGCCCTGGTCTCCGCCTCACCCCGCCCCTACGTCGAGGCCGCGATCACCACGTTCGGCCTCCCTTTCCGCACCACGGTGACGGGCGACGACGTCACCCGCGGCAAACCCGCGCCCGACCCGTACCTGCTCGCCGCACAGCGCCTCGGCCTGGCTCCGGCGCAGTGCCTCGCCGTCGAGGACTCGAGCTCCGGCATCCGCTCGGCCCACGCGGCCGGCATGACCGTGCTCGCCATCCCCAACCCGACCGCCGCACGCGACTGCGCGGCGCTCGCCCTCGCCGCCCACCACGCCACCGACGCCTACATCGCGGCGAAGACCGTGGACCAGCTGCTGCGGGCGGCCGGCCGGTAG